A region of Nocardioides sp. JS614 DNA encodes the following proteins:
- a CDS encoding glycerol-3-phosphate dehydrogenase/oxidase, with protein MSQPSALSPQARDRALAAMRSTGGQPAGVRPELDVLVVGGGVTGAGTALDAVTRGLSTGLLEQRDLASGTSSRSSKLIHGGLRYLEMLDFGLVREALQERGLLLTRLAPHLVRPVPFLYPLTHRGWERPYVAAGLTLYDGMAALGALRSQGDMGLPRHKHLLRRHVARIAPDFRAETITGAIQYWDCQVDDARLVVTLARTAAAHGAHVATRVKVTGFLREGERVVGVRALDLETQEELEVRARVVVNAAGVWTDEIQEMVGGRGALHVQASKGIHLVVPRDRIRSEAGFIVRTAISVLFVIPWGRHWIIGTTDTPWDLDKAHPAASRADIDYVLEHVNAILREPLDHDDVQGVYAGLRPLLSGESEPTSRISREHTVVTPVPGLVMIAGGKLTTYRVMGKDAVDAAAHSLRTTANLTVRDSITDRVPLVGAADWETRANQRVLLSRRSGLHVARIDHLLGRYGGLVDDLLDLVATRPELAAPLDGADDYLAAEVVYAVTHEGARHLDDLLTRRTRISIETFDRGVRVASEVARLMAGELGWDDARTADEIDHYRRRVEAERQSQLQLTDQEADEARVSAPDIV; from the coding sequence ATGAGCCAGCCCAGCGCCCTCAGCCCGCAGGCCCGCGACCGAGCGCTCGCCGCCATGCGGTCGACCGGCGGCCAGCCCGCCGGGGTCCGGCCCGAGCTGGACGTCCTGGTCGTCGGCGGCGGCGTGACCGGTGCCGGCACCGCGCTGGACGCGGTGACCCGCGGCCTGAGCACCGGGCTGCTCGAGCAGCGCGACCTGGCCAGCGGCACCAGCAGCCGCAGCAGCAAGCTGATCCACGGTGGCCTGCGCTACCTGGAGATGCTCGACTTCGGCCTGGTCCGCGAGGCGCTCCAGGAGCGTGGCCTGCTGCTCACCCGACTGGCGCCGCACCTGGTCCGGCCGGTCCCGTTCCTCTACCCGCTGACCCATCGCGGCTGGGAGCGCCCCTACGTCGCCGCGGGGCTCACGCTGTACGACGGGATGGCGGCCCTCGGCGCGCTGCGGAGCCAGGGTGACATGGGGCTGCCGCGGCACAAGCACCTGCTGCGCCGCCACGTGGCGCGGATCGCCCCGGACTTCCGGGCGGAGACGATCACCGGTGCGATCCAGTACTGGGACTGCCAGGTCGACGACGCCCGGCTGGTGGTCACGCTCGCCCGCACCGCCGCCGCCCACGGCGCGCACGTGGCCACTCGGGTCAAGGTGACCGGGTTCCTCCGCGAGGGCGAGCGGGTGGTCGGCGTACGCGCCCTCGACCTGGAGACCCAGGAGGAGCTCGAGGTGCGGGCGCGGGTGGTGGTGAACGCCGCCGGCGTGTGGACCGACGAGATCCAGGAGATGGTCGGCGGCCGCGGCGCGCTGCACGTCCAGGCCAGCAAGGGCATCCACCTCGTCGTGCCGCGCGACCGGATCCGCTCCGAGGCGGGGTTCATCGTGCGCACCGCGATCTCCGTGCTGTTCGTGATCCCGTGGGGCCGGCACTGGATCATCGGCACCACCGACACGCCGTGGGACCTGGACAAGGCGCACCCCGCGGCGTCGCGGGCCGACATCGACTACGTCCTCGAGCACGTCAACGCGATCCTGCGCGAGCCGCTGGACCACGACGACGTCCAGGGCGTGTACGCCGGGCTCCGGCCGCTGCTGTCCGGGGAGTCGGAGCCGACCTCGCGGATCTCCCGCGAGCACACCGTGGTCACCCCGGTCCCTGGGCTGGTGATGATCGCGGGCGGCAAGCTCACGACCTACCGGGTGATGGGCAAGGATGCGGTCGACGCGGCCGCACACTCGCTGCGCACCACCGCGAACCTCACCGTCCGCGACTCGATCACCGACAGGGTGCCGCTGGTCGGCGCCGCCGACTGGGAGACCCGCGCCAACCAGCGGGTGCTCCTCTCGCGTCGTTCGGGGCTGCACGTCGCCCGGATCGACCACCTCCTCGGCCGCTACGGCGGCCTGGTCGACGACCTGCTCGACCTGGTGGCCACCCGGCCCGAGCTGGCCGCGCCGCTGGACGGTGCGGACGACTACCTCGCCGCCGAGGTCGTCTACGCCGTCACCCACGAGGGTGCCCGGCACCTCGACGACCTGCTGACCCGCCGTACCCGCATCTCGATCGAGACCTTCGACCGCGGTGTCCGGGTGGCCTCCGAGGTCGCGCGGCTGATGGCCGGTGAGCTCGGCTGGGACGACGCCCGCACCGCCGACGAGATCGACCACTACCGGCGCCGGGTCGAGGCCGAGCGGCAGAGCCAGCTGCAGCTCACCGACCAGGAGGCCGACGAGGCCCGGGTGTCGGCCCCCGACATCGTGTGA
- a CDS encoding CapA family protein — protein sequence MAGRPVRRVAITVLLVAACALVLAIVGVAWPTRLAEESPAAPPLADTPALVPTGLPAGEDAAPVTEPPTEPPPRTATILLGGDLLWHNTVWHSAAEDHARTGAGDRFDFDPMFAMLRPYVESADLAVCHEEVPFAAPGGPLHSYPVFAAPHQIAAWIGTMGWDACTTASNHSMDAGVDGIVRTADLLDRAGVAHVGTFRSAAERRDPVVLTTGDGVRVAIVAATYGLNGYVLPAGQEWAVAQLGDADDLLAQAGRARRAGADVVVAHVHWGTEYDHLPDAAQLALAEQLTASPDIDLVVGEHAHVVQPITRVNGTWVVYGMGNMVAQSELERPAAYEGITVRAEVTERPDGSWRVSGLSYLPTQWNHYVPGQPIRIQRATGAHLASIRSAVDGLGGNAGLLEQ from the coding sequence ATGGCCGGTCGACCGGTGCGCCGCGTCGCCATCACTGTCCTGCTGGTCGCGGCGTGCGCGCTCGTCCTCGCCATCGTCGGCGTCGCGTGGCCGACCCGCCTGGCCGAGGAGTCGCCCGCCGCACCGCCGCTCGCCGACACACCGGCGCTGGTCCCGACCGGCCTGCCCGCGGGCGAGGACGCCGCCCCGGTGACCGAGCCGCCCACCGAGCCGCCGCCGCGCACCGCGACGATCCTGCTGGGCGGGGACCTGCTGTGGCACAACACCGTCTGGCACAGCGCGGCGGAGGACCATGCCCGCACCGGCGCCGGCGACCGGTTCGACTTCGATCCGATGTTCGCGATGCTGCGGCCGTACGTCGAGTCCGCCGACCTGGCCGTGTGCCACGAGGAAGTGCCGTTCGCCGCGCCGGGCGGGCCGCTGCACAGCTACCCGGTGTTCGCCGCCCCACACCAGATCGCGGCCTGGATCGGAACCATGGGCTGGGATGCCTGCACCACGGCCTCCAACCACAGCATGGACGCCGGGGTGGACGGGATCGTCCGGACCGCCGACCTGCTCGACCGGGCCGGGGTCGCCCACGTCGGCACGTTCCGCAGCGCCGCGGAGCGCCGCGACCCGGTGGTGCTCACCACCGGCGACGGGGTGCGGGTCGCGATCGTGGCGGCGACGTACGGGCTGAACGGCTACGTGCTCCCCGCGGGGCAGGAGTGGGCCGTCGCTCAGCTCGGCGACGCCGACGACCTGCTCGCCCAGGCGGGCCGGGCGCGCCGGGCCGGTGCGGACGTCGTGGTCGCGCACGTGCACTGGGGCACGGAGTACGACCACCTCCCCGACGCCGCCCAGCTCGCCCTCGCCGAGCAGCTGACCGCGTCCCCCGACATCGACCTGGTCGTCGGCGAGCACGCGCACGTGGTGCAGCCGATCACCCGGGTGAACGGCACCTGGGTCGTCTACGGCATGGGCAACATGGTGGCCCAGAGCGAGCTCGAGCGGCCGGCGGCGTACGAAGGCATCACCGTCCGCGCCGAGGTCACCGAGCGGCCGGACGGGAGCTGGCGGGTCAGCGGCCTGTCCTACCTGCCGACCCAGTGGAACCACTACGTCCCGGGCCAGCCCATCCGGATCCAGCGCGCGACCGGTGCCCACCTCGCGTCGATCCGGTCGGCGGTCGACGGACTCGGCGGCAACGCCGGCCTCCTCGAGCAGTAG
- a CDS encoding carbon-nitrogen hydrolase family protein, protein MRVAAGQAVSVSGDLDANVRTAARLTRLAATQDVRVLVLPEAFLTGYDVAAFDGPLPDAEGLDGGWLDPLRAESAAGVTVVVGTALRRGAERRLSQIVVRPDGRADAPYDKQHLDGLEKTFFTVGDHGTSIEVDGLELGLSICYDGCFPEHAQAAARDGAVGYLSSAAYFPGGAHRRDLYYAARAVENGMYVVFSGLTGRCGGFEFIGGSAVYDPEGRPIARLAEEEGLAIADLDAGLVAQTRATHTMISDHRGDLGPRVRR, encoded by the coding sequence GTGAGGGTCGCGGCCGGGCAGGCGGTCTCGGTCAGCGGCGACCTCGACGCGAACGTGCGCACGGCCGCGCGGCTCACCCGGCTCGCCGCGACCCAGGACGTCCGGGTGCTGGTGCTGCCCGAGGCGTTCCTGACCGGGTACGACGTCGCCGCGTTCGACGGCCCGCTGCCGGATGCCGAGGGGCTCGACGGCGGGTGGCTGGACCCGCTGCGCGCGGAGTCCGCCGCCGGGGTCACGGTCGTCGTGGGCACGGCGCTGCGCCGGGGTGCCGAGCGCCGGCTCTCGCAGATCGTGGTGCGGCCGGACGGCCGCGCGGACGCGCCGTACGACAAGCAGCACCTGGACGGGCTCGAGAAGACCTTCTTCACCGTCGGCGACCACGGCACCTCGATCGAGGTCGACGGCCTCGAGCTGGGCCTGTCGATCTGCTACGACGGCTGCTTCCCCGAGCACGCGCAGGCCGCGGCGCGCGACGGCGCGGTCGGCTACCTGAGCTCGGCGGCGTACTTCCCCGGCGGTGCCCACCGCCGCGACCTCTACTACGCCGCGCGCGCCGTCGAGAACGGCATGTACGTCGTGTTCTCCGGGCTGACCGGCCGGTGCGGCGGGTTCGAGTTCATCGGCGGCTCGGCGGTCTACGACCCCGAGGGGCGACCGATCGCCCGGCTCGCCGAGGAGGAGGGACTGGCGATCGCCGACCTCGACGCCGGGCTCGTCGCGCAGACCCGGGCCACGCACACGATGATCAGCGACCATCGCGGCGACCTCGGCCCGCGGGTGCGTCGCTAG
- a CDS encoding phosphotransferase family protein — protein MTQAPPPADLRMQRSSREASTVPARLAGWLAPVLPDGADPVVTLHSGVDANGMSSETLILDVAWTEGGERRLGEYVARVAPALDDLPVFPTYALQDQYDAIRIVGETTDVPVPQVRWMEPTGEVLGTPFFLMDRIDGLVPQDVLPYNFGDNWLHDATHADQRRLQDATVDVIARLHAIPDAATRFGFLDPAHPGETPLARNLARTRAWYEFAVADIGRSPLVERGLAWLEAHLPDTDEAVLCWGDSRIGNVLYRDFEPVGVLDWEMAALGPRELDLSWVVFAHQVFETITGMLELPGMPHFLREEDVRATYAERTGVQVGDLHWYHVYNAVQWCIVFMRTGARQIHFGEIERPDDLETLFHHKPLMERLLEEAGA, from the coding sequence GTGACCCAGGCGCCGCCGCCGGCCGACCTGAGGATGCAGCGCTCGAGCAGGGAGGCGAGCACCGTGCCGGCCCGGCTGGCCGGGTGGCTGGCGCCGGTGCTGCCCGACGGGGCCGACCCGGTGGTGACGCTGCACAGCGGCGTGGACGCCAACGGGATGTCCTCGGAGACGCTGATCCTCGACGTCGCCTGGACCGAGGGGGGTGAGCGCCGGCTGGGGGAGTACGTCGCCCGCGTGGCACCCGCGCTCGACGACCTCCCGGTCTTCCCGACCTACGCGCTCCAGGACCAGTACGACGCGATCCGCATCGTCGGCGAGACCACCGACGTCCCGGTGCCACAGGTGCGCTGGATGGAGCCGACCGGCGAGGTGCTCGGCACCCCGTTCTTCCTCATGGACCGCATCGACGGGCTGGTGCCGCAGGACGTGCTGCCCTACAACTTCGGCGACAACTGGCTCCACGACGCCACCCACGCGGACCAGCGCCGGCTCCAGGACGCCACGGTCGACGTGATCGCCCGGCTGCACGCGATCCCCGACGCCGCCACGAGGTTCGGGTTCCTCGACCCGGCACACCCCGGCGAGACCCCGCTGGCCCGCAACCTCGCGCGGACCCGCGCCTGGTACGAGTTCGCGGTCGCCGACATCGGCCGCTCCCCGCTGGTCGAGCGCGGCCTGGCGTGGCTCGAGGCGCACCTGCCCGACACCGACGAGGCCGTGCTGTGCTGGGGCGACTCCCGCATCGGCAACGTGCTCTACCGCGACTTCGAGCCGGTCGGCGTCCTCGACTGGGAGATGGCCGCGCTCGGCCCGCGCGAGCTCGACCTGTCGTGGGTGGTCTTCGCCCACCAGGTCTTCGAGACGATCACCGGGATGCTCGAGCTTCCCGGCATGCCGCACTTCCTGCGCGAGGAGGACGTCAGGGCGACGTACGCCGAGCGCACCGGCGTCCAGGTCGGCGACCTGCACTGGTATCACGTCTACAACGCGGTGCAGTGGTGCATCGTGTTCATGCGCACCGGCGCCCGGCAGATCCACTTCGGCGAGATCGAGCGCCCGGACGACCTCGAGACGCTGTTCCACCACAAGCCGCTGATGGAGCGCCTCCTCGAGGAAGCAGGAGCATGA